A single genomic interval of Gaiellales bacterium harbors:
- a CDS encoding PDZ domain-containing protein, which yields MTQLRRPRWPVALALAFALVAGAFTYGWEKQSGYYAFLPDPAHPLAKVVHARGGRPPAKDTGFYFVDVNLLHANLIQKLWAEHLVDGASLVPDREILAPGQSNQQRVQQDFHAMATSQQTAKVVAERGLGKRVPLIRQGALLVGIESGDPAAKAGIESGDVVTSVNGDPVRSAQDMIDDMRPVHPGQSVRLTLRQAGKVTVPTIRSPKPPVHAIIGVSVADAVRFGKLPIPVKIDTGDIGGPSAGLGFALEIYDSLSGRHLLDGHKIAVTGELDVAGTVHAIGGVQQKTVGAIEAGADTFLVPVGDNLRDARAAAHGRIHVIGVTSFTQALAVIRRLPPG from the coding sequence GTGACGCAGCTCCGCAGGCCTCGCTGGCCGGTCGCTCTGGCCCTGGCCTTCGCGCTCGTCGCCGGCGCGTTCACCTACGGGTGGGAGAAGCAGTCCGGGTACTACGCGTTCCTCCCTGACCCCGCGCACCCGCTCGCGAAGGTTGTGCACGCGCGGGGCGGCCGGCCGCCGGCGAAGGACACCGGGTTCTACTTCGTCGACGTCAACCTGCTGCACGCGAACCTGATCCAGAAGCTCTGGGCGGAGCACCTCGTCGACGGAGCCAGCCTCGTGCCCGACCGGGAGATCCTCGCCCCCGGCCAGTCGAACCAGCAGCGCGTGCAGCAGGACTTCCACGCCATGGCCACATCGCAGCAGACCGCGAAGGTGGTGGCCGAGCGAGGGCTCGGCAAGCGCGTGCCCCTGATCCGGCAGGGCGCCCTGCTGGTCGGGATCGAGTCCGGTGACCCGGCGGCAAAGGCCGGCATCGAGTCGGGCGATGTCGTCACGTCGGTCAACGGCGACCCCGTGCGCTCGGCGCAGGACATGATCGACGACATGCGTCCCGTCCACCCGGGGCAGTCGGTGCGGCTCACGCTGCGGCAGGCGGGCAAGGTCACCGTGCCCACCATCAGGTCGCCCAAGCCGCCGGTGCACGCGATCATCGGCGTGTCCGTCGCTGACGCCGTCCGATTCGGCAAGCTTCCGATCCCGGTCAAGATCGACACCGGCGACATCGGAGGGCCGTCGGCGGGGCTGGGCTTCGCCCTCGAGATCTACGACTCGCTGAGCGGCCGGCACCTGCTGGACGGGCACAAGATCGCCGTGACGGGCGAGCTCGACGTGGCCGGCACGGTGCACGCCATCGGCGGCGTTCAGCAGAAGACGGTGGGCGCCATCGAGGCCGGCGCGGACACCTTCCTGGTCCCTGTCGGCGACAACCTGAGGGACGCCAGGGCGGCCGCCCATGGACGCATCCATGTGATCGGAGTGACGAGTTTCACGCAGGCGCTGGCGGTCATCAGACGCCTCCCGCCGGGGTGA
- a CDS encoding citrate synthase, whose product MADKGGLEGIVVARSRLCSIDGQRGVLIYGGYDVNDLADHSSYEETCFLILRGRLPSAEELDAFRRELATARALSDETESVIDMLASHAAPMEMLRTAVSADSFDDPDKSSNAEEANFRKATRLIAKMPTMVARYHRRRSGQEPVAPDSELGHAANFLHMLTGERPDEQAARTFDVALILHADHEMNASTFTARVIASTLSDMHSAITGAIGALKGPLHGGANEQVMHLLMDIGTDENIEQEIRGRLARKERIMGFGHRVYKTYDPRAVILKRFSKQLAERSDEPHWFSMSEHIEKAVMEEKGLYPNVDFYSASTYHYLGIETGLFTPIFAMSRVVGWAAHVIEQHGDNRLIRPSSEYVGPPLRAYEPIEQRSASAAA is encoded by the coding sequence ATGGCTGACAAGGGAGGGCTCGAGGGCATCGTCGTCGCGCGAAGCCGTCTCTGCTCGATCGACGGGCAGAGGGGCGTCCTGATCTACGGCGGGTACGACGTCAATGACCTCGCCGATCACTCGAGCTACGAGGAGACCTGCTTCCTGATCCTCCGCGGGCGGCTGCCGAGCGCCGAGGAGTTGGACGCTTTCCGGCGCGAGCTCGCGACCGCGCGGGCGCTGTCGGACGAGACCGAGTCGGTGATCGACATGCTGGCGAGCCACGCCGCACCGATGGAGATGCTGCGGACGGCGGTGTCGGCGGACTCGTTCGACGACCCGGACAAGAGCTCGAACGCCGAGGAGGCGAACTTCCGGAAGGCGACCCGGCTGATCGCGAAGATGCCGACGATGGTGGCGCGCTACCACCGGCGGCGGAGCGGGCAGGAGCCGGTTGCGCCGGACTCGGAGCTGGGCCACGCCGCCAACTTCCTGCACATGCTGACGGGCGAGCGGCCGGACGAGCAGGCGGCGCGGACGTTCGACGTGGCGCTGATCCTGCACGCCGACCACGAGATGAACGCGTCGACGTTCACGGCGAGGGTGATCGCATCGACGCTGTCGGACATGCATTCGGCGATCACGGGGGCGATCGGCGCGCTCAAGGGGCCGCTGCACGGGGGCGCGAACGAGCAGGTGATGCACCTGCTGATGGACATCGGTACCGACGAGAACATCGAGCAGGAGATCCGCGGCCGGCTGGCGCGCAAGGAGCGGATCATGGGCTTTGGGCACCGGGTGTACAAGACGTACGACCCACGCGCCGTGATCCTGAAGCGGTTCTCGAAGCAGCTGGCCGAGCGGTCGGACGAGCCGCACTGGTTCTCGATGAGCGAGCACATCGAAAAGGCGGTGATGGAGGAGAAGGGGCTGTACCCGAACGTGGACTTCTACTCCGCCTCCACGTACCACTACCTGGGCATCGAGACGGGCCTGTTCACGCCGATCTTCGCGATGAGCCGGGTGGTCGGCTGGGCCGCGCACGTGATCGAGCAGCACGGCGACAATCGCCTGATCCGGCCAAGCTCGGAGTACGTCGGGCCGCCCCTGCGGGCCTACGAGCCGATCGAGCAGCGCTCCGCTTCAGCAGCCGCGTAG
- a CDS encoding rhomboid family intramembrane serine protease, whose translation METCYRHPDRETAVSCSNCGRPICTDCMRQTPVGVRCPECASQRTRTSTPAFLMANEPRLTYAIIAANVLLFVATNRLGSGGGGLFGGGGALNSLGNRLALFGPAVEHGDWYRLVSSGFIHYGPLHIAFNMYALYILGSALERYAGSVRFGLIYLLSLLAGSFGALVVTPDAQSAGASGAIFGVMGALLVLERQRGTALLGGSIGGLLLINLLFTFGVPGISIGGHIGGLLGGIATGVVLSGYGRGNLAYSRLTPLTVLGLAVIAVVTVGGSLAVAGG comes from the coding sequence ATGGAAACCTGCTACCGACACCCCGATCGCGAGACGGCCGTCAGCTGCTCCAACTGCGGCCGGCCGATCTGCACGGACTGCATGCGGCAGACGCCCGTCGGCGTGCGGTGCCCCGAGTGCGCATCGCAGCGTACGCGCACCAGCACGCCCGCCTTCCTGATGGCAAACGAGCCGCGGCTGACCTACGCCATCATCGCGGCGAACGTCCTGCTGTTCGTCGCGACCAACCGGCTTGGCAGTGGCGGCGGCGGGCTGTTCGGCGGCGGCGGCGCGCTCAACTCGCTGGGAAACCGGCTGGCCCTGTTCGGACCGGCCGTCGAGCACGGCGACTGGTACCGGCTCGTCTCCTCGGGCTTCATCCACTACGGCCCGCTCCACATCGCCTTCAACATGTACGCGCTCTACATCCTGGGGTCGGCGCTCGAGCGGTACGCCGGCTCGGTGCGCTTCGGCCTGATCTACCTGCTCTCGCTGCTCGCCGGCAGCTTCGGCGCGCTGGTGGTGACGCCGGACGCGCAATCCGCCGGCGCCTCCGGAGCGATCTTCGGCGTCATGGGCGCGCTGCTCGTGCTGGAGCGGCAGCGCGGGACGGCGCTGCTCGGCGGGTCGATCGGCGGCCTGCTCCTCATCAACCTGCTGTTCACCTTCGGCGTGCCCGGGATCTCGATCGGCGGCCACATCGGCGGGCTGCTCGGAGGCATCGCCACCGGCGTGGTGCTGTCCGGCTACGGTCGGGGGAACCTCGCGTACAGCCGCCTCACGCCGCTGACGGTGCTCGGGCTGGCCGTCATCGCCGTGGTGACGGTGGGCGGATCGCTCGCGGTGGCAGGCGGGTGA
- the speB gene encoding agmatinase produces the protein MRYGPIDSSQSPRFTGVRTFMRLPYVETLDDVDVAVIGVPIDDAVSFKSGARFGPEGIRSASVLLRPYNQRLRVDVTEHLSLIDHGDAPTVPGYHEETLKRIQAHLEPVHRAGVIPLCLGGDHSMVLGELRAAAAVHGPLALVHLDAHADIWESYYGARYFHGTVFKRAVEEGLVDAHASVQAGMRGTLYGESDIEAPRELGYDAIYWDELEQLGPQAYGDRVRARVGDRPAFLSFDIDFVDPAFAPATGTPEVGGPSSGQALAFVRALTGIDFRAFDCVEVAPVYDQPANITAWVAASACFEMLSLLALRRRDASAG, from the coding sequence ATGCGGTACGGCCCCATCGATTCCTCGCAGTCGCCGCGGTTCACCGGCGTGCGGACGTTCATGCGGTTGCCCTACGTGGAGACGCTGGACGACGTCGACGTCGCGGTGATCGGCGTGCCGATCGACGACGCGGTGTCGTTCAAGTCGGGCGCGCGGTTCGGTCCCGAGGGCATCCGCAGCGCGTCGGTGCTGCTGCGGCCCTACAACCAGCGGCTGCGGGTCGACGTGACCGAGCACCTCTCGCTGATCGACCACGGAGACGCCCCGACCGTGCCGGGCTACCACGAGGAGACGCTGAAGCGGATCCAGGCGCACCTCGAGCCGGTGCACCGGGCGGGCGTGATCCCGCTCTGCCTCGGCGGCGACCACTCGATGGTGCTCGGCGAGCTGCGTGCTGCCGCGGCCGTCCACGGCCCGCTCGCGCTTGTCCACCTGGATGCGCACGCGGACATCTGGGAGTCCTACTACGGCGCCCGGTACTTCCACGGCACGGTGTTCAAGCGGGCGGTGGAGGAGGGGCTGGTCGATGCGCACGCCTCGGTGCAGGCCGGCATGCGGGGGACGCTCTACGGCGAGAGCGACATCGAGGCGCCGCGCGAGCTCGGCTACGACGCGATCTACTGGGACGAGCTGGAGCAGCTGGGGCCTCAGGCGTACGGCGACCGCGTGCGGGCGCGCGTGGGCGACCGGCCGGCGTTCCTGTCGTTCGACATCGACTTCGTCGACCCGGCGTTCGCGCCGGCCACGGGCACGCCCGAGGTGGGCGGGCCGTCGAGCGGGCAGGCGCTCGCCTTCGTGCGCGCGCTGACTGGGATCGACTTCCGCGCATTCGACTGCGTCGAGGTGGCGCCGGTCTACGACCAGCCGGCCAACATCACCGCATGGGTGGCGGCCAGCGCCTGCTTCGAGATGCTGTCGCTGCTGGCGCTGCGGCGCCGCGACGCGTCTGCCGGGTGA
- a CDS encoding PLP-dependent aminotransferase family protein, which produces VADLEQAAVTALREDGARALAYTPGGYPPLREWIAERHAVDPSRVLLVNGSLQGVAFLAQHLFLGRGGSAVVEDPTYDRTLISLRTFGAEVAAVPLTPEGIDVDELERTLDGAASVRLLYVIPTFQNPAGVSLPEEGRRRVVALARDRGILVVEDDPYGLLRFEGSPAPTLHQIDGGDNVVYSSSFTKTVAPGIRTGYLVLPERLAPGLAKLSENTYIAPNTFAEAALAAYCRAGRFEPNVERATATLKERRDAMEAALQEHFPEGARWTTPQGGYFYWVDLPDAIDTAALLPEAAERGVPYVSGGDFCAGGGGRSSLRLAFSAVPPDRIAEGVARLGALLSEQLAPASV; this is translated from the coding sequence GTCGCCGACCTCGAGCAGGCGGCCGTCACGGCGCTGCGCGAGGACGGTGCCCGCGCGCTCGCCTATACGCCGGGTGGGTACCCCCCGCTGCGCGAGTGGATTGCCGAGCGTCACGCGGTCGATCCGTCGCGCGTGCTGCTCGTCAACGGCTCGCTACAGGGAGTGGCGTTCCTGGCCCAGCACCTGTTCCTGGGCAGGGGCGGGTCGGCGGTGGTCGAGGATCCGACATACGACCGCACGCTCATCTCGCTTCGCACCTTCGGTGCCGAGGTCGCCGCGGTGCCGCTGACGCCGGAGGGCATCGACGTCGACGAGCTGGAGCGCACGCTCGACGGCGCGGCGAGCGTCCGGCTGCTCTATGTGATCCCGACGTTCCAGAACCCCGCGGGCGTGTCGCTCCCAGAGGAGGGCCGGCGGCGCGTCGTCGCGCTCGCACGCGACCGGGGCATCCTGGTCGTCGAGGACGACCCGTACGGGCTGCTCCGGTTCGAGGGCTCGCCGGCGCCGACGTTGCACCAGATCGACGGCGGCGACAACGTGGTCTACTCCTCGTCGTTCACCAAGACCGTCGCCCCCGGGATCCGCACCGGATACCTCGTCCTGCCCGAGCGGCTCGCACCCGGTCTCGCGAAGCTGTCCGAGAACACCTACATCGCCCCGAACACGTTCGCCGAGGCCGCGCTGGCCGCGTACTGCCGCGCCGGACGGTTCGAGCCGAACGTCGAGCGGGCGACCGCCACGTTGAAGGAGCGCCGCGACGCGATGGAGGCGGCGCTGCAAGAGCACTTCCCGGAGGGCGCGCGCTGGACGACCCCGCAGGGCGGCTACTTCTACTGGGTCGACCTGCCGGACGCCATCGACACCGCTGCGCTGCTCCCTGAGGCCGCCGAGCGCGGGGTGCCCTACGTCAGCGGCGGCGACTTCTGCGCTGGCGGCGGCGGCCGCTCGTCGCTCCGCCTGGCTTTCAGCGCCGTGCCGCCGGATCGGATCGCCGAGGGCGTTGCCCGGCTGGGCGCGCTGCTCAGCGAGCAGCTGGCGCCCGCCTCCGTCTGA
- the mdh gene encoding malate dehydrogenase produces MSRLKITVVGAGNVGATTAQRLAERDYADIVLVDIVEGLPQGKALDLNETGPVVGYEPNVVGTNGYDETAGSDICVITSGIARKPGMSRDDLLTTNQKIVGDVTRELVSRSPGTILIVVTNPLDAMCQVALKQSGFPRERVIGMAGVLDSARFRTFLAWELGVSVRDVTGFVLGGHGDQMVPVVSYTNVAGIPVSDLIPHNRLAEIVQRTRDGGAEVVKLLKSGSAYYAPSASVSEMVDSIVLDQKRVLPCAAYLTGEFGLDGIFMGVPCRLGATGLEEIIKIQLSDDEQQQLNRSADAVRELVGVMGL; encoded by the coding sequence ATGAGCCGTCTCAAAATCACGGTCGTCGGCGCGGGCAATGTCGGCGCCACCACCGCACAGCGACTGGCTGAGCGGGACTACGCCGACATCGTGCTCGTCGACATCGTCGAGGGCCTGCCGCAGGGCAAGGCGCTCGACCTCAACGAGACGGGCCCGGTGGTCGGGTACGAGCCGAACGTCGTCGGCACGAACGGCTATGACGAGACGGCCGGCTCGGACATCTGCGTGATCACCTCCGGCATCGCCCGCAAGCCCGGCATGAGCCGCGACGACCTGCTGACCACGAACCAGAAGATCGTCGGCGACGTCACCCGCGAGCTGGTCTCGCGCTCGCCCGGGACGATCCTGATCGTCGTCACCAACCCGCTCGACGCGATGTGCCAGGTCGCCCTGAAGCAGTCCGGCTTCCCGCGCGAGCGTGTGATCGGCATGGCCGGCGTGCTCGACTCCGCCCGCTTCCGCACGTTCCTCGCCTGGGAGCTGGGCGTCTCGGTTCGCGACGTGACCGGCTTCGTGCTCGGCGGCCACGGCGACCAGATGGTGCCCGTCGTCTCCTACACGAACGTCGCCGGCATCCCGGTCAGCGACCTGATTCCCCACAACCGCCTGGCCGAGATCGTCCAGCGCACGCGCGACGGCGGCGCCGAGGTGGTCAAGCTGCTCAAGTCCGGCTCGGCGTACTACGCACCGTCGGCGTCGGTGTCCGAGATGGTCGACTCGATCGTGCTCGACCAGAAGCGCGTGCTTCCCTGCGCGGCGTACCTGACCGGCGAGTTCGGGCTGGACGGCATCTTCATGGGAGTACCGTGCCGGCTCGGCGCCACCGGCCTCGAGGAGATCATCAAGATCCAGCTCAGCGACGACGAGCAGCAGCAGCTGAACCGCTCGGCCGACGCCGTGCGGGAGCTGGTCGGCGTGATGGGTCTGTAG
- a CDS encoding SDR family oxidoreductase, giving the protein MELGLEGTAAIVGGASSGMGLAIARTLAAEGCAVTMLARTPERLEQAASGVEGAIAVAGDVRDRAALEQAVQRTVAERGRLDIVVNNAGGPPPGTFESTPEEAWAEAFELSLNSAVRLTRLALPHLKASGRGRVVNITSWSVREPIPNLMLSNALRPGVVGWAKTLSHELGPDGITVNTIAPGKIDTPRARELWQHQSDPDAARDRDLQAIPARRLGDPAEVGATVAFLCSPQAGYITGTVIPVDGGALRGIW; this is encoded by the coding sequence ATGGAGCTGGGACTCGAGGGAACCGCCGCGATCGTCGGCGGCGCATCGTCCGGCATGGGGCTCGCCATCGCGCGAACCCTGGCCGCCGAGGGCTGCGCCGTCACCATGCTCGCCCGCACGCCGGAGCGCCTGGAGCAGGCCGCGTCGGGCGTCGAGGGTGCGATCGCCGTCGCAGGAGACGTGCGCGACCGCGCCGCGCTCGAGCAGGCGGTGCAGCGTACGGTCGCCGAGCGCGGACGCCTCGACATCGTCGTCAACAACGCCGGCGGGCCGCCGCCGGGGACGTTCGAGTCGACGCCGGAGGAGGCGTGGGCCGAGGCGTTCGAGCTGTCCCTCAACTCGGCCGTACGGCTGACGCGGCTGGCGCTGCCGCATCTCAAGGCGAGCGGGCGCGGACGCGTCGTCAACATCACGTCGTGGTCGGTGCGCGAGCCGATCCCGAACCTGATGCTCTCGAACGCGCTGCGGCCCGGTGTGGTGGGGTGGGCCAAGACGCTCTCCCACGAGCTCGGCCCGGATGGCATCACCGTCAACACGATTGCACCGGGCAAGATCGACACGCCGCGCGCCCGTGAGCTGTGGCAGCACCAGTCCGACCCGGACGCCGCCCGTGACCGCGATCTGCAGGCGATCCCCGCGCGCCGCCTCGGCGACCCGGCCGAGGTCGGAGCGACCGTCGCGTTCCTCTGCTCACCGCAGGCCGGGTACATCACCGGCACGGTGATCCCGGTCGACGGTGGGGCCCTGCGCGGAATCTGGTAG